DNA sequence from the Acidobacteriota bacterium genome:
CCCTGGCCAAGAACGGGCCCGCAACGCCCGCGGCAATGCCGCTCACGCTGACGGTCGAGTAGGGGAGAAGAAAGGCGATGTCGAAAGGCCTCTTCAGCCGGAAAGCCCGCACACGCGGCTACTCGCTGATCGAGCTGTCGATCGTCTGCGCCATGATCGTCATCCTCACCGCGATGATCGTCCCCATCACGCGGTTCACCCTGATCCGCCAGAAGGAGATGGAGCTGAAGATGGCCCTCCGGAACATGCGGAGCGCCATCGACGAGTACAAGCGCCTGTCGGACCAGGGGCTCGTCCCGGTCGACCTCGACACCGACGGCTACCCGAAGACGCTGGACAAGCTCGTCGAGGGCGTGGACCTCGTGGGCCAGATCAAGAAGAAGAAGCGGTTCCTCCGCAAGATCCCGATCGACCCGATGACCGGCAAGGCCGAGTGGGGCCTGCGCAGCGTGCAGGACGAGCCCGACACCACCTCGTGGGGAAGGCAGAACGTCTACGACGTCTACTCCCTTTCCGAGGCCACCGGGCTCGACAAGACGAAATACAAGGACTGGTGACATGAGACGCCTGAAGCGAAACCGCGGGTTCACCCTGATCGAGCTCCTCGTCGTGATGGCGATCATGGGGATACTCGTGGCCGTTGCGATTCCGGCCCTCCAGAAAGCGCCGATCACGGCCAAGGAAGCGGCCCTGAAGGAAGATCTCTTCACGTTCCGCCAGTGCATCGACCAGTTCTTCGCCGACAAGGGCCACTACCCC
Encoded proteins:
- a CDS encoding type II secretion system protein, producing the protein MSKGLFSRKARTRGYSLIELSIVCAMIVILTAMIVPITRFTLIRQKEMELKMALRNMRSAIDEYKRLSDQGLVPVDLDTDGYPKTLDKLVEGVDLVGQIKKKKRFLRKIPIDPMTGKAEWGLRSVQDEPDTTSWGRQNVYDVYSLSEATGLDKTKYKDW